From Pirellulaceae bacterium, a single genomic window includes:
- the rpmG gene encoding 50S ribosomal protein L33 — MAKSKKKAETVHLVCQETGDYNYTIRRKSGGEKLKLKKYSPRLRKHTLHTEKKK, encoded by the coding sequence ATGGCCAAAAGTAAGAAGAAGGCGGAAACCGTCCACTTGGTTTGCCAAGAAACCGGGGACTACAACTACACCATTCGCCGCAAGTCGGGCGGAGAAAAATTGAAACTTAAAAAGTATTCTCCCCGTCTGCGAAAGCACACCCTTCACACCGAAAAGAAAAAATAG
- the recJ gene encoding single-stranded-DNA-specific exonuclease RecJ, which translates to MQKRWRIQPHDSALISRMEHSANVPSVVAQLLSVRGMTQAPAATEFLEAKLSGLRDPELLPGLSQAADLIYEAVRDKRRIVVYGDYDADGMTATALLFRCLRMVGANVGYYVPNRMDEGYGLNDAALQRLASEGVSQIVSVDCGIASVDEAVTARELGLELIITDHHQMADRLPEAAAIVHPMLPGHDYPFKSLCGAGVAFKLAWAICQRVSKAKRVAEPFRNFLMTALGFAAIGTVADVVPLVDENRILVKHGLLSLKARPSIGVECLMRLTGVDKKSQLGSEDIGFSLAPRLNAAGRLGQAQLGVELLATENEERAKSLAEYINELNNNRLHLERSIYLSANKQVKERFAPDDDPALVLADRGWHQGVIGIVAGRLAEKYYRPVVMIALDELGGKPGTGSARSAAGLDLHHALAVCSEHLVKHGGHAAAAGLRIDEDKVDAFRAHFCEHVEQSLTAEARVAELNIDAETTFTEMTLGTVQQMERLAPFGQANPRPLLCTSDVNIQGEPKPMGKGDRHVTLTLEQYGVRLRAVAFNQPEWVQELSDNEGPLDVAFRPIINEFRGRRSVELQLVDWRPARELAQS; encoded by the coding sequence ATGCAAAAACGCTGGCGAATTCAGCCACATGACTCAGCGTTGATTTCACGGATGGAACACTCGGCAAATGTGCCGAGTGTGGTAGCTCAATTGCTGTCTGTTCGCGGTATGACACAAGCCCCCGCGGCAACCGAGTTTCTCGAAGCCAAACTCTCAGGGCTGCGCGACCCCGAATTGCTGCCGGGTTTGAGTCAAGCAGCGGATCTAATCTATGAGGCCGTACGAGACAAACGTCGCATTGTCGTCTATGGAGACTACGATGCGGACGGCATGACGGCCACGGCCCTGCTTTTCCGCTGCCTCCGAATGGTTGGTGCGAACGTCGGCTATTACGTTCCCAATCGGATGGACGAAGGCTATGGGTTGAACGATGCGGCCTTGCAACGGTTAGCCAGCGAAGGTGTTTCCCAAATCGTGTCGGTCGACTGCGGTATCGCGAGTGTTGACGAAGCGGTCACGGCTCGTGAACTCGGCCTTGAGTTGATCATCACCGATCACCATCAGATGGCCGATCGACTGCCAGAGGCCGCCGCGATCGTGCACCCGATGTTGCCGGGACACGACTATCCCTTCAAATCGCTCTGCGGAGCTGGTGTTGCATTCAAACTCGCATGGGCGATCTGCCAACGTGTAAGCAAGGCGAAACGTGTGGCCGAACCATTTCGCAATTTCTTAATGACTGCCTTAGGTTTTGCGGCCATCGGTACAGTCGCCGACGTCGTGCCGCTCGTAGATGAAAATCGCATTCTCGTAAAACATGGCCTGCTCAGCTTAAAGGCTCGACCATCGATCGGCGTCGAGTGCTTGATGCGTTTGACCGGCGTCGACAAAAAGTCGCAGCTTGGCAGTGAAGACATCGGCTTTTCCCTCGCACCACGTCTAAACGCTGCCGGTCGACTCGGTCAAGCACAACTCGGCGTCGAACTGTTGGCAACCGAAAATGAAGAGCGAGCTAAATCGCTTGCTGAGTACATCAACGAGCTAAACAACAACCGGCTGCATCTGGAAAGAAGTATTTATCTTTCGGCCAACAAACAAGTCAAAGAGCGTTTTGCTCCAGACGACGACCCCGCACTTGTGCTGGCCGATCGCGGCTGGCACCAGGGGGTGATCGGAATTGTTGCCGGTCGGCTGGCTGAAAAATACTACCGCCCCGTCGTGATGATCGCCCTCGATGAATTGGGTGGGAAGCCGGGAACAGGTTCGGCTCGCAGCGCAGCCGGATTAGATTTACATCACGCTCTTGCGGTTTGCAGTGAGCACCTGGTGAAACACGGCGGCCATGCAGCTGCTGCCGGACTTCGCATTGACGAAGACAAGGTGGATGCCTTCCGAGCGCACTTTTGCGAGCATGTCGAGCAGTCACTGACAGCCGAAGCACGCGTGGCCGAATTGAACATCGATGCCGAAACAACTTTCACCGAAATGACGCTTGGCACCGTACAACAGATGGAACGGCTGGCCCCCTTTGGACAGGCCAATCCGCGCCCCTTGCTTTGCACCTCAGATGTGAACATTCAAGGCGAACCGAAACCAATGGGAAAAGGCGATCGACACGTCACCCTGACGCTGGAGCAATACGGAGTCCGTTTGCGAGCCGTGGCCTTCAACCAA
- a CDS encoding terpene cyclase/mutase family protein produces MDSKNPSSSKSGRKSGASSRNALPEKLDLSELSLDVDPDRIEESNESVASADVPAGTDGSNVETPSAPMPSRIEEKQGEPSLEIEVSDAKLTPSKKRKKKSGNRSENALPVVSTEVPVSTEAPVSTEVPVSTEVPVSTEVPVSAEVPVSTESETDPEPPPPEEPSSHRFLFFSAIPSWLVSMVVHVVLLFCLALFTLPPIIRERDNEIELGDAETTQIDDAPLFEMVEADVEVEDVELTDLASTEPVDVQPTEMETDVPDVFAADDLEAAATFTELDPLGTDVAPKSDLLKQIGTFAGVGLEGRGKASRAQLVREGGGTEGSEKAVEMALKWLQQHQNPNGSWSFEHLEGNCPCRDRGSMDAHNGATAMALLPFLGAGHTHKEGQYKRVVEAGLYFLLSRQQRNGAFIEGGGRLYSHGLCAIALSEAYAMTQDQMLMRPAQAALNYIAYAQDPVGGGWRYVARQPGDTSVVGWQLMALKSGRMAYLHVDPSVFLGATKFLDSVQTDDGAAYGYLDPGRKPSTSAIGLLCRMYLGWERQHPALKAGVKRLSKSGPSKKDMYYNYYATQVMRHYEGEGWKKWNKEMREMLVNSQAKSGHETGSWYMGNNHSSTSGGRLYCTSMATMVLEVYYRHLPIYQKQATEDDFEL; encoded by the coding sequence ATGGATTCAAAAAATCCCTCATCATCCAAATCGGGTAGGAAATCGGGAGCAAGTTCCCGCAACGCCCTCCCGGAAAAACTCGATCTGTCCGAATTGAGCCTCGATGTGGACCCTGATCGCATCGAAGAATCGAATGAATCGGTCGCGTCTGCCGACGTTCCAGCTGGCACGGATGGATCGAACGTGGAAACGCCATCTGCTCCCATGCCGAGCCGAATCGAAGAGAAGCAGGGTGAGCCAAGTCTAGAAATCGAGGTTTCCGATGCGAAGTTGACCCCGTCGAAAAAGCGGAAGAAAAAGAGTGGAAATCGCTCTGAGAATGCACTACCCGTTGTCAGCACCGAAGTCCCCGTCAGCACCGAAGCCCCCGTCAGCACCGAAGTCCCCGTCAGCACCGAAGTCCCCGTCAGCACCGAAGTCCCCGTCAGCGCCGAAGTCCCCGTCAGCACCGAAAGCGAAACGGATCCAGAACCACCTCCCCCGGAAGAACCGTCTTCCCATCGTTTTTTGTTCTTTTCGGCGATTCCCAGCTGGCTCGTGAGCATGGTGGTGCATGTTGTGCTCTTGTTCTGTTTGGCTCTATTCACTTTGCCGCCAATCATTCGGGAACGCGACAACGAGATCGAGTTGGGCGATGCGGAAACAACGCAGATCGATGATGCTCCGCTATTCGAGATGGTCGAAGCCGACGTTGAGGTAGAGGACGTCGAACTGACAGATCTGGCATCGACGGAACCGGTGGACGTGCAGCCGACAGAAATGGAGACGGATGTACCGGATGTGTTTGCTGCTGACGATCTGGAAGCCGCAGCCACTTTCACCGAATTGGACCCGCTTGGAACCGATGTGGCACCCAAAAGTGATTTACTGAAGCAGATCGGTACCTTTGCTGGTGTCGGGCTGGAGGGTCGAGGCAAGGCTTCCCGAGCGCAATTGGTGCGGGAAGGCGGCGGCACGGAGGGAAGTGAAAAAGCCGTTGAGATGGCCTTGAAGTGGCTGCAACAGCATCAAAATCCGAATGGGAGCTGGAGCTTTGAGCATCTTGAGGGTAATTGTCCGTGTCGCGATCGGGGATCCATGGACGCCCACAACGGTGCCACGGCGATGGCTCTGTTGCCCTTCTTAGGAGCCGGGCACACCCACAAGGAAGGGCAGTACAAGCGAGTCGTTGAGGCCGGTTTGTACTTTTTGCTCAGCCGGCAACAACGTAATGGTGCGTTCATCGAAGGCGGTGGACGCTTGTACTCTCATGGACTTTGTGCCATTGCTCTGTCCGAAGCTTACGCGATGACGCAGGATCAAATGTTGATGCGTCCTGCACAAGCGGCACTCAACTACATCGCTTATGCCCAAGATCCGGTGGGAGGTGGTTGGCGCTATGTGGCACGACAACCGGGTGACACTTCCGTGGTCGGCTGGCAGTTGATGGCGCTCAAGAGTGGTCGCATGGCTTATTTGCACGTCGATCCTTCTGTCTTTCTGGGTGCGACGAAATTCCTCGACTCGGTGCAAACGGATGACGGAGCCGCCTATGGTTACCTGGATCCAGGTCGAAAACCGTCGACCTCGGCGATCGGGCTGCTCTGCCGTATGTACCTCGGCTGGGAGCGTCAGCACCCGGCTCTCAAGGCCGGCGTGAAGCGACTCAGTAAGTCGGGGCCGTCCAAAAAAGATATGTATTACAACTACTATGCAACGCAAGTCATGCGGCACTATGAGGGCGAAGGATGGAAGAAATGGAATAAGGAAATGCGAGAGATGCTCGTTAACAGTCAGGCAAAATCAGGGCATGAGACTGGCAGTTGGTACATGGGAAACAATCACTCATCCACCAGTGGTGGGCGTTTGTACTGCACGAGCATGGCAACCATGGTGCTTGAAGTCTACTACCGTCATCTGCCGATCTATCAAAAGCAAGCCACGGAAGACGACTTCGAATTGTAA